In Candidatus Margulisiibacteriota bacterium, the genomic stretch ATATGTTTGCTGCTAAGAATTTTACCGCTTCGGGCAAACTCTTTTCTTTTAGGGATTCTTCCGCAAAATCCAGGGCTTTATCGTTCCCTCTTTCTGCTGCTATCAAAAGGAATCTTGCTGCAATTAATTGGTCCGGCCCTGGCACTCCTTTTATTTCTTTAATAGAAGAAATAAAAGTGCCGATGTTCTCCTCTATAATGGCATATGCCGGCTCAATTCCCATGGATACCACTATTCCAAGAAACTCCGTCAATAATACTCTTGCATGCACACCTGCAATTTCTCCCTGCACCAACTTTTGAAGAAGTCCCCTCATTTCTTCAAATATGGTTTCACTCTCGGTTTTTCCGTTTTCCATGGCTTTATACAGCAAGTCAATGGCAAGATGAAAATACATCTCGTTAGAAGGATCGTCCGCTTCTTTTTTTACTATTGCGATCAGTGATCCGCGCAGTCCGTACAGGTCCTTTATTGCTTCGGCTGATTGCGCACGTAAAAAAATGGACAGCGCTGCTGCTTTTAGCCCTTCGTTTTCGGAATTCTCGACCATGTCTTTTAATGCTCTTCCGTAAAGCGACAGCATCTCATCCATCTCTTCTTGCGTGAGAGTGAGTTCAAGCACCTCAATTACCGCCCGAGCCCAAACCTCATTGTTTTTATGATCTAATATCGCGTTCCTGATATTGTCTTTTCCGATCAAGTCTTCGATCTCGGCGCGGCTTTTGGGAGCGGAAGATGCAGACATAAGAAGTCGAAGCGCGTAGGCCCTGCAAGTGTTGGATATGCCGGCGCTCTTTATGGCGTTTACCAATTCAGAAGATATGCTTTCTAAGTCCCGGGAGAGCGCTTCCAATGAAGCCCTTGCTGCGCGAGTGTCTGTATTGGCTTGCTGACAAGTCAGGCTAATTGCACGGATAGTATTTATCATGGACCTCATCGCTTCGTTTTTTTGATCCTCGGTTGCTCCGGGGTCCAATATAATGTCTTTTGCGGTCCTGTTTTTCGTATTATCTTGAGGTCTTTCGGTGCTTTCTGACTGTCTGTTCTGAGGGGGTACGGCTGTTTTCCCTGGTCTTGGATGTATTCCATAAACTCCTAAAAACATGTTCCTTCTCCTTTTCTAGTACAAGCCCATTTATATTACTATCGCTGCCAGGACAGGTTTTCTTGTGTATGTTTTTGGTGCGGCCTGGAAATCTTTGACATCCGGGGCAAGTTGTTTTCACGGGAACAGAGTTTTAGGGCCTATCGGGGGGTTGGCAATGAATTCATCTCTCTTGACAGAGATAGCAAATAGAATGACATCGGCGCGCACTTGTCAAAGTTCCGGTTGCGAGGCTGGGCCATTACTTAGGCAAGTTGTCTGATACCCTGTATCAGTTTTTCCACGTAAATCCGGTCTTTTCCTTCCGCTATGAACCTGACCACAGGCTCGGTGTTGGAAGGCCTTATGTGCACCCAGCCCTTTTTGAACTCTATCTTTGAGCCGTCGGTTTCATCGACTTTTTCCCCGGGGTACTGTTTTTTTACAAGACTGATAAAGTCCGCTATCTTATCCTCTTTCATCTCTATCTTGTCCTTGATCATCACATACGAAGGGATCTCTTTTGCAAGTTCGCTAAGGGTTTTTCCGGTCGTGGCCATGTATTCAAGCACCAGGGCAATGCCCGACAGGCTGTCCCTGCCAAAACCAACTTTGGGAAAGATCACTCCTCCGTTGCCTTCTCCTCCTATCAGGCAGCCATTTTCTTTCATCTTTTCCGACACATTTACCTCTCCAACCTTGGTCCTTATCACTTCGGCTCCGTATTTTTTTGCAATATCATCCAGCATCCTTGAGGTGGACAGATTGGCCGCAACACAGAGGCCTTTTTTCCCCTTGTTCTTTTCAAGAAGATGGGCGGCGCAGAGGGCAAGCGAATACTCTTCGCCTATTGCAGACCCTGTGTCCGATACTATGGAAAGCCTGTCGGCATCAGGGTCCTGGGCAAATCCGATGTCGGCCTTTGTCAAAAGGACCAGCTTTTCCAGAGCCCCCAGGTTTTGCGGCACCGGCTCCGGTCCCCTCTGGAACTCCTTTCCCGTGTCATCATTTATTGCTATGACCTGGCAGCCCAAAACCGACAGCAGTTCTTTTGTTATCTTTGATCCCGCTCCGTTGCCGGGGTCAAGCGCCACGGTGATTTTTTTTGACCTTATAAGGGAGGCGTCAACGTTTTTGATGATCTTTTCCAGGTGGAGACAGCGCGCGCTTTCCTTTTCTTCAAAAAAAGAGGAGATCAAACCGGCAGGGGCAGTTTTACCTGCATTGGTTTTTTTGTTCTTTTCGTATTCTTTGATAAGCGAGGTCGCTTCTTTTTCGTTCAAAAAGACGCCGTCTTTGGTGACGAACTTGAGCCCGTTCCACTGGCTGGGGTTATGGCTGGCGGTAATAACAATGCCGCCGTCAAGCCCGAGTTCTTTTGTTATGACCTGTACGGTAGGCGTGGGGGCTATCCCAAGCCAGACCACGCTCACTTCTTTGGCGCAGAGCTCATCCAGCACTATGTCCGAAACGAACTTTCTTGACAGCCTGGTATCGGTCCCAAGAGCTATCTTTCTACAGCCGGAATATCTGATATAGGCCCGGATAAAAGACCGGATAAACTCTTCCGTAAGCGACTTTCCGACGATGCCCCTTACTCCGGAAATGGTTATCTTAAGCGACATGGAAAGATTATAGCACGGGAGCCTGATCCAACCGATTGCAGTTATCCTTGCTTTGTTATATCATGATCCCGAAATGTCAAATGTCATCTATGGGATAATTGCCCCTCATCCGCCTATCATAGTGCCCGAGATAGGGGGGGCTAGGATCGCACAAGCAAGCAGCACCAGGTCTGCCATGGAAGAAGTTTCAAAAAAGGCAAAGAGCCTCAAGCCTGATGTGCTGGTGATTATCACTCCGCACGGAGATATCTCGGCAACTACCGTCCATGTTTATTCAGGTCCTGTTCTTGAAGGCGACTTCTCAGCCTTTGGGGATAAGAAAGTAAAGCTCAAATGCAAAGGAGAGCCTGTTCTTGGGCATAAGACGGTTGGCGAGGCAAAAGCATCGGGACTTTACGCGGCAGAGGTCCCGGAATCTTTTCTGGACCACGGGGTTTTGGTCCCGTATTACTTTCTAAAACAAGCCGGGCTTAACTGTACGGTCCTGCCGATAGCCGTCAGCCTTGCCTCTCTTAAGGAGTTGTTCGAAGTCGGCAGGGCGCTTTCTAAAGCGGCGTTAAGTTCGGGAAAGAAGATAGTTGTAGTTGCATCTTCTGATATGTCGCACAAACTGACACAGGACGCCCCGGGCGGCTACAGCGCAAGGGGAAAAGAATTTGACGATAAATTGGTTGAACTTGTAAAAAAGGATGACAGGGACGACATCCTTAGCTTTGACCCTGTTCTTGCCGAAGCCGCCGGACAGGACGCGCTCTGGTCTATAGCCATCCTGCTGGGGGCCTTGGATGGTTCCGCCCTAAAGAGCAGGGTGCTTTCTTACGAAGGACCTTTTGG encodes the following:
- the glmM gene encoding phosphoglucosamine mutase, whose protein sequence is MSLKITISGVRGIVGKSLTEEFIRSFIRAYIRYSGCRKIALGTDTRLSRKFVSDIVLDELCAKEVSVVWLGIAPTPTVQVITKELGLDGGIVITASHNPSQWNGLKFVTKDGVFLNEKEATSLIKEYEKNKKTNAGKTAPAGLISSFFEEKESARCLHLEKIIKNVDASLIRSKKITVALDPGNGAGSKITKELLSVLGCQVIAINDDTGKEFQRGPEPVPQNLGALEKLVLLTKADIGFAQDPDADRLSIVSDTGSAIGEEYSLALCAAHLLEKNKGKKGLCVAANLSTSRMLDDIAKKYGAEVIRTKVGEVNVSEKMKENGCLIGGEGNGGVIFPKVGFGRDSLSGIALVLEYMATTGKTLSELAKEIPSYVMIKDKIEMKEDKIADFISLVKKQYPGEKVDETDGSKIEFKKGWVHIRPSNTEPVVRFIAEGKDRIYVEKLIQGIRQLA
- the amrB gene encoding AmmeMemoRadiSam system protein B, producing the protein MSNVIYGIIAPHPPIIVPEIGGARIAQASSTRSAMEEVSKKAKSLKPDVLVIITPHGDISATTVHVYSGPVLEGDFSAFGDKKVKLKCKGEPVLGHKTVGEAKASGLYAAEVPESFLDHGVLVPYYFLKQAGLNCTVLPIAVSLASLKELFEVGRALSKAALSSGKKIVVVASSDMSHKLTQDAPGGYSARGKEFDDKLVELVKKDDRDDILSFDPVLAEAAGQDALWSIAILLGALDGSALKSRVLSYEGPFGVGYMVAEYR